One window of the Esox lucius isolate fEsoLuc1 chromosome 8, fEsoLuc1.pri, whole genome shotgun sequence genome contains the following:
- the ap1m3 gene encoding adaptor related protein complex 1 subunit mu 3: MSASAIFILDLKGKVLISRNYMGNMDMNEIDHFMPIMLRMEEDADTSPLVTHGSSHFLWIKHRNLYLVAMTKKNANAALVYSFLYKIVEVFKEYFKELEEESIRDNFVTVYELMDEVMDFGFPQTTDSKILQEYITQQGHKLEVGAPRPPATVTNAVSWRSEGIKYRKNEVFMDVIESVNLLVSATGSVLRSEIVGSIKLKVVLSGMPELRLGLNDKVLFEITGREKSKTVELEDVKFHQCVRLSRFENDRTISFIPPDGESELMSYRLNTTVKPLIWIESVIEKFSHSRVEIKVKAKSQFKSRSTANNVAIMVPVPSDADSPKFKTSTGSCKYLPEKGVVQWNIKSFPGGKEYMMRAHFGLPSVESEELEGKRPITVDFEIPYFTVSGIQVRYLKIIEKSGYQALPWVRYITQSGDYQLRTN, translated from the exons ATGTCGGCGTCTGCTATATTTATCCTGGACCTTAAAGGCAAG GTGTTGATCAGTCGCAACTACATGGGCAACATGGACATGAATGAGATTGACCACTTCATGCCCATCATgctgaggatggaggaggatgcAGACACGTCACCCCTGGTTACACACGGTTCCTCCCACTTCCTGTGGATAAAACACAGAAACCTCTATT TGGTGGCAATGACCAAGAAGAACGCCAATGCTGCGCTAGTGTATTCCTTCCTCTACAAGATAGTGGAG GTGTTCAAGGAGTACTTTAAGGAGCTGGAGGAAGAGAGTATCCGTGACAACTTTGTGACCGTGTATGAGCTGATGGATGAAGTCATGGACTTTGGCTTCCCTCAGACCACAGACAGCAAGATCTTACAAGA ATACATCACCCAGCAGGGTCACAAACTGGAAGTGGGAGCCCCTCGCCCCCCCGCCACCGTGACTAACGCTGTGTCCTGGAGGTCGGAGGGCATTAAGTACAGGAAGAACGAGGTGTTCATGGACGTCATCGAGTCCGTCAACCTGCTG GTGAGTGCCACTGGCAGTGTCCTTCGCAGTGAGATTGTGGGCAGCATCAAGCTCAAGGTGGTTCTGTCTGGAATGCCAGAGCTCAGACTGGGCCTCAATGACAAGGTCCTCTTCGAGATCACAGGGA GAGAGAAGAGTAAGACTGTGGAGCTGGAGGACGTCAAGTTCCACCagtgtgtccgtctgtctcgCTTTGAAAATGACCGCACCATCTCCTTCATTCCCCCGGACGGAGAGAGCGAGCTTATGTCCTACCGCCTTAACACAACg GTAAAGCCTCTTATATGGATAGAGAGTGTGATTGAGAAGTTCTCCCACAGCCGAGTGGAGATCAAGGTTAAG GCCAAGAGTCAGTTTAAGAGCCGCTCCACTGCGAACAACGTTGCCATTATGGTACCCGTGCCCAGCGACGCTGACTCGCCCAAATTCAAGACGAGCACTGGCAGCTGCAAGTATCTTCCTGAGAAGGGCGTTGTCCAGTGGAACATCAAATCATTCCCT GGAGGGAAGGAGTACATGATGAGAGCTCACTTCGGGCTGCCGAGTGTGGAAAGTGAGGAGCTGGAGGGGAAGAGGCCCATCACTGTTGACTTTGAGATCCCTTACTTCACTGTATCTGGTATCCAG GTACGCTATCTCAAGATCATCGAGAAGAGCGGCTATCAGGCTTTACCATGGGTGCGGTACATAACGCAGAGTGGAG ATTATCAACTCCGGACAAACTAA
- the c8h1orf210 gene encoding type III endosome membrane protein TEMP yields the protein MGSWILGLCMVLCFWGTVSGNKLHSHTVGRCTVNTGTASFNCSQRKLAHIPPEIWDNATTLDLSQNELNLTNPQHLRQLNRLDQLVTLNLSGNYLPLLEKSHLCSLLFLQILDLSDCQLASIEAGALQSLPRLRKLFLGDNRLQGPLSAFAKTLSFPDLSGKKTDRASHWPTGIRKPFHRKLLTLDLGDHSPHANNTNSSEVGSTPGRVSKSWQYLVVVLVTAISLSLLITVLAKCQLIRRYLASYRHTRLTEADATSQCDPNSLEVGYSMNHHGGHGRSTHPSAVHQGHMNMDEEDDDDGFIEDNYIQASERERAKRALELEEEDEMVFSIG from the exons ATGGGGTCCTGGATCCTTGGTCTGTGTATGGTTTTGTGTTTCTGGGGAACAGTTAGCGGGAACAAGCTTCACAGCCACACTGTTGGCCGGTGTACTGTCAATACTGGCACA GCATCATTCAACTGCAGTCAGAGGAAACTTGCACATATTCCACCAGAGATATGGGACAATGCAACTACACTTGACCTCTCCCAGAACGAGCTCAACCTCACTAACCCTCAACACCTACGACAATTAAATAGATTGGATCAGTTGGTTACCCTAAATCTCTCAGGCAACTACCTCCCTCTGCTGGAGAAAAGCCACCTCTGCAGTCTGCTCTTCCTGCAGATTCTAGACCTCAGTGACTGCCAACTGGCCTCGATAGAAGCTGGAGCTCTGCAGAGTTTACCTAGGTTAAGGAAGCTGTTTTTGGGGGATAACAGACTGCAAGGTCCCCTATCTGCCTTTGCCAAAACATTATCCTTCCCGGATCTCAGCGGGAAAAAGACTGACCGCGCATCTCATTGGCCAACAGGAATCAGAAAACCATTCCATAGGAAACTGTTAACACTGGATCTTGGAGATCACAGTCCACATGCAAACAACACTAATA GCAGTGAGGTTGGTAGTACCCCAGGCCGTGTTTCCAAGAGCTGGCAGTACTTGGTGGTAGTACTGGTGACGGccatctccctgtccctcctcatCACCGTCCTGGCCAAATGCCAGCTCATCCGCCGATACCTGGCCAGCTACCGCCACACCCGGCTGACCGAGGCGGACGCGACCAGCCAGTGTGACCCCAACAGTCTGGAGGTTGGTTACTCCATGAACCACCATGGGGGACACGGACGGAGCACCCACCCTTCTGCTGTCCACCAGGGACACATGAACATGGATGAAGAGGACGACGATGACGGATTCATAGAGGATAATTACATACAAGCCAGCGAGAGGGAGAGGGCTAAGAGGGCGCTGGagctggaggaagaggatgagatGGTCTTTTCCATTGGCTAG
- the LOC105011898 gene encoding transmembrane protein 125 — translation MPEMDDLPPTQGAQPAGPDRARIQRSVLEEQVELWWFRDPAKSLLCYSVAVLLILGCGLGGVLLLSSTTSFSSDWRMGAGTTLCLLALAVLLKQLLSSAVQDMNCVRNRRRIEILKSGGLSDLLVVLVTGLCLVVCGAALLKLALEHHMPKPGVALNDMYVAGVVLLAGGGAAVVGAGLYAGVVQLLERTGHGRRFWDRALRVFTISGRRMDQGRRETTSSLANLI, via the coding sequence ATGCCGGAGATGGACGACCTTCCCCCGACGCAGGGCGCCCAGCCGGCCGGTCCGGACCGCGCCCGGATCCAGCGCAGCGTACTGGAAGAGCAGGTGGAGCTGTGGTGGTTCCGCGACCCGGCCAAATCCCTGCTGTGCTACAGCGTGGCGGTCCTACTCATCCTGGGCTGCGGCCTGGGCGGCGTCCTCCTCCTCTCGTCGACCACCAGCTTCTCCAGCGACTGGCGCATGGGAGCCGGAACCACCCTGTGTCTCCTGGCCCTGGCCGTCCTCCTCAAACAGCTCCTGAGCTCCGCCGTGCAGGACATGAACTGCGTCCGGAACCGGAGGCGCATCGAAATCCTGAAGAGCGGCGGCCTTTCCGACCTGCTGGTGGTGCTGGTCACGGGGCTGTGTCTGGTGGTCTGCGGGGCCGCACTGCTCAAGCTGGCCCTGGAGCACCACATGCCCAAGCCGGGCGTGGCCCTGAACGATATGTATGTCGCCGGGGTGGTGCTGTTAGCCGGAGGGGGGGCGGCGGTGGTCGGGGCGGGGTTGTACGCGGGCGTGGTGCAGCTGTTGGAGAGGACGGGGCACGGGCGGAGGTTCTGGGACCGGGCTCTGAGGGTGTTCACCATCTCCGGGAGACGTATGGaccaggggaggagggagaccaCGTCCAGCCTGGCTAACCTCATCTGA